A stretch of Rhizobium glycinendophyticum DNA encodes these proteins:
- a CDS encoding metallophosphoesterase: MTQESVRLSLGIIADPQYADREPDLALDRHFRQVPARLKQAIDRFNTLPLDAIVVLGDLIDRDFESFEPVLEILGQSRHPRILLPGNHDFSVSADRLADIHSTLDMPAPYYEHRINGLRLLIIEGNEISLFSNSPGSPRHAEAEARLARLKTAGAPNAQDWNAGISATQEDWIRERLTDAAAAGEPVILLGHYPIHPPSDHNLWDSERLAELVASAPAAIAYLCGHQHKGNYAALDATHFVNFCGMVDTIDSNAFAVLELYDDRIEIAGFGREPSRRLALGVSSR; encoded by the coding sequence ATGACGCAAGAGTCAGTTCGCCTCAGCCTCGGCATCATCGCCGATCCGCAATACGCCGACCGCGAGCCGGATCTCGCTCTGGACAGGCATTTCCGCCAGGTACCGGCAAGGCTGAAACAGGCGATCGATCGGTTCAACACGCTGCCCCTCGACGCCATCGTCGTGCTGGGTGATCTCATCGACCGGGACTTCGAAAGCTTCGAACCCGTCCTCGAAATCCTTGGCCAAAGCCGCCATCCGCGCATTCTCCTGCCAGGCAACCACGATTTCTCCGTCTCGGCGGATCGTCTGGCGGATATCCATTCGACCCTCGACATGCCGGCTCCGTATTATGAGCACCGCATCAACGGTCTGCGCCTTCTGATCATCGAGGGTAACGAGATTTCCCTCTTCTCCAACTCGCCGGGAAGTCCTCGACATGCTGAAGCCGAGGCGCGTCTCGCCCGGTTGAAAACAGCCGGCGCTCCCAATGCCCAAGACTGGAACGCCGGTATCAGTGCCACCCAGGAAGACTGGATTCGGGAGCGCCTGACCGATGCGGCCGCCGCAGGTGAGCCCGTTATCCTCCTCGGCCACTATCCGATCCATCCCCCCTCCGACCACAATCTCTGGGACAGCGAGCGGCTGGCAGAACTCGTTGCATCCGCGCCGGCCGCCATTGCCTATCTCTGCGGCCATCAGCACAAAGGCAACTACGCGGCCCTCGATGCGACGCATTTCGTCAATTTCTGCGGCATGGTGGACACGATTGACAGCAACGCCTTTGCAGTCCTTGAATTGTACGACGACCGGATCGAAATCGCCGGTTTCGGTCGTGAACCGAGCCGTAGGCTGGCTCTCGGTGTCAGTTCTCGATGA
- a CDS encoding c-type cytochrome, producing the protein MKVKVVLSATVAICLGVSAAIAAGEPQTVRQELMKKAGASAGALGAIAKGEKPYDAEAVKTALTNLVEVGKTFPEHFPTGSETGLDTEASPKIWENMDDFKAKSAKLASVAEAQLAAMPADQAGVGTALQAIGATCGDCHQTYRLKKN; encoded by the coding sequence ATGAAAGTGAAAGTCGTCCTGTCCGCCACCGTGGCGATCTGTCTTGGCGTCTCCGCTGCAATCGCAGCCGGAGAACCGCAGACTGTCCGTCAGGAACTGATGAAGAAGGCAGGAGCTTCGGCCGGCGCACTGGGTGCGATCGCCAAGGGCGAAAAGCCCTATGACGCCGAAGCCGTAAAGACCGCCCTGACCAACCTCGTCGAAGTCGGCAAGACCTTCCCCGAGCATTTCCCCACCGGCAGCGAAACCGGTCTCGATACGGAAGCTAGCCCGAAGATTTGGGAAAACATGGATGACTTCAAGGCAAAGTCGGCCAAGCTCGCATCGGTCGCCGAAGCCCAGCTCGCCGCCATGCCAGCCGACCAGGCAGGCGTCGGCACCGCTCTCCAGGCCATCGGCGCCACCTGCGGCGACTGTCACCAGACCTATCGCCTGAAGAAGAACTGA
- a CDS encoding VOC family protein, with the protein MTAALASNVESFALSRPVHVGQAHLVVADLDLLSRYYQQVLGLQRLEESASGVVLGAGGKPLLTLTTRGNAARAPRDAAGLFHNAFLMPSREELAHWLFHAAQLGVRFDGASDHLVSEAIYLTDPEGNGIEVYRDRSPAEWTYHPDGTVEMATDRLDLQALYDSAPKSPWSGMAPDAAIGHIHLQVGNVPEADRFYEGVLGLKKMASYPGASFFASGAYHHHIAANVWNSRNAAARTGSMTGLNDYALTFNDQQMLAGVLASLHAQEVKVDRTADGYRLLDPWGIGITLVPPQN; encoded by the coding sequence AACGTCGAAAGCTTTGCCCTCAGCCGCCCTGTTCATGTCGGGCAGGCGCATCTGGTCGTCGCCGATCTCGATCTGCTCAGCCGTTACTATCAGCAGGTGCTCGGCCTGCAGCGCCTCGAAGAGAGCGCGAGCGGCGTTGTGCTCGGCGCTGGAGGCAAGCCCTTGCTGACGCTCACCACCCGAGGCAATGCGGCCCGCGCGCCGCGCGATGCGGCCGGCCTCTTCCACAATGCCTTCCTGATGCCCAGTCGCGAGGAACTGGCGCATTGGCTCTTCCATGCCGCCCAACTCGGTGTCCGCTTCGATGGCGCGAGTGACCATCTGGTGAGCGAAGCGATCTACCTCACCGACCCGGAGGGCAACGGCATCGAGGTTTATCGGGACCGGAGCCCGGCCGAATGGACCTACCATCCCGACGGCACCGTCGAGATGGCAACCGACCGGCTCGACCTGCAGGCGCTCTACGACAGCGCCCCGAAGTCCCCATGGTCCGGAATGGCCCCGGATGCCGCCATCGGCCATATCCATCTGCAGGTCGGCAATGTGCCTGAGGCGGACCGCTTTTACGAAGGCGTGCTCGGGCTGAAGAAAATGGCGAGTTATCCAGGCGCCAGCTTCTTCGCGTCCGGCGCCTACCACCATCACATCGCCGCCAATGTCTGGAACAGCCGAAATGCCGCCGCCCGCACCGGTTCCATGACCGGGCTCAACGACTATGCGCTGACCTTCAACGACCAGCAGATGCTGGCCGGCGTCCTCGCGTCGCTTCATGCTCAGGAGGTCAAGGTGGACCGCACTGCGGATGGCTACCGCCTTCTTGATCCGTGGGGGATCGGCATCACGCTCGTTCCGCCTCAGAACTGA
- a CDS encoding AI-2E family transporter, with protein sequence MNLQVQPKRSRHRPPRHAKTGLDYTVSWSVIGLFVIFALIALHLASFVLIPLTMAIVVGLILGLAADRMGRLGVPPTLTAIILSSVFIGILGLLAVTIAGPVNMLMQNGPKMLEQAIDYLHGVSWLRRPIDALSRGPVSPEAMLENSGTILSTLATGVTPALLQIFIFMASLVLFLSSRLALRRGLIRAFSSRGRRLKAIRLFNEVEAALGHYFATALVVYALFGVVAGIIAWVGGLGSPLLWAVAAFLLSFIPFLGIASVTLAMAVAGVLAHDSLLIGLLPSAVFFIVDGLLENLLIPAAMGRRLEMNAFMLFVAIVFWTWLWGPVGAMLAVPLTLIGMTLFGGIVPQPKLQPNLPD encoded by the coding sequence GTGAACCTGCAGGTCCAGCCGAAAAGAAGTCGCCACCGGCCGCCCCGTCATGCCAAGACGGGCCTCGACTACACCGTCTCCTGGTCGGTGATCGGGCTCTTCGTCATCTTCGCGCTGATCGCCCTGCATCTCGCCTCATTCGTACTGATCCCCCTGACCATGGCCATCGTCGTCGGTCTGATCCTTGGTCTGGCCGCTGATCGCATGGGCAGGCTGGGCGTCCCGCCAACGCTCACGGCCATTATTCTCTCGAGTGTCTTCATCGGCATACTCGGTCTCTTGGCCGTTACCATTGCCGGGCCAGTCAACATGCTGATGCAGAACGGACCGAAAATGCTGGAGCAGGCCATTGATTACCTGCACGGCGTCTCCTGGCTTCGTCGTCCGATCGATGCGCTGTCCAGGGGGCCCGTCTCGCCGGAGGCGATGCTGGAAAACTCCGGCACGATCCTGTCCACACTTGCGACGGGCGTGACCCCGGCACTCCTGCAGATCTTCATCTTTATGGCCTCCCTCGTCCTCTTCCTCTCGTCGCGTCTGGCTCTCAGGCGCGGGCTGATCCGCGCCTTCTCCAGCCGGGGGCGCAGGCTGAAAGCCATTCGCCTCTTCAACGAGGTGGAAGCGGCCCTTGGTCACTATTTCGCGACGGCCTTGGTGGTCTATGCCCTCTTCGGTGTGGTCGCTGGCATCATCGCCTGGGTCGGTGGCCTCGGCAGCCCCTTGCTCTGGGCCGTCGCCGCCTTCCTCCTCAGCTTCATTCCCTTCCTTGGCATTGCCTCGGTAACGCTCGCCATGGCCGTAGCCGGTGTGCTGGCGCATGATTCCCTGTTGATCGGCCTTCTGCCTTCTGCCGTCTTCTTCATTGTCGATGGCCTTCTGGAAAACCTCCTGATCCCCGCCGCCATGGGGCGGCGCCTGGAAATGAATGCCTTCATGCTCTTCGTTGCCATTGTCTTCTGGACTTGGCTGTGGGGACCCGTCGGCGCCATGCTGGCGGTTCCGCTGACGCTGATCGGCATGACCTTGTTCGGCGGCATCGTTCCGCAACCGAAACTCCAGCCGAATCTGCCGGACTGA